CTTCTGAACGGAATTCTCTGAAAACTGGGAACCCGATATTAGGGGAGACTCCGTGTGGTTTATTTTTAGGTGAAATTTGATCTACAATGTATTGCGATTTGTAAACGAAAATCCAAaactacacacacacacccacacgcACATTCTATAAACAAGGACCTCTTATTCAACTTGGTTGTGAGGCAATTGCAGAGCAGATTTCAAGGAGGCGGAACAACTTTAGAAGTTTTCGAAGCTCCTGATTTCGATACATATTTCAAGGTACGATATAATAAAGGGCTTAATCGACGAGTGATTTGGCGACTGGCCTCCGTAAAGGTATTGGTGATTGCGAATGAACAAAGGAGCTATGTTGAATGATTTGTTGTAGAGCACTGGTATGTTAATCCATAGAGGTACCCACCATGGTCAATCCATGTCCttgttcaaatcctgctctagtcaaatttttcttttttcgaccCCCAAAAAATTGCTACTGTGGTAAAATTGCACATACAGGTATTTATTCAGACTGAACTCTTTCAAAGACCAGACTCCCCACAGAACTCCGTGTGAAGGTGTGAATGGTATGTtgtctttattttaaaaaattgcaaaGACGTAACTCTGCTACGGTAGAAACGTGGTGACACTGTCCTTTGCATTTTATACACAGGAGCCATAAGTAGACTGAGTAGAATaatcaatttcaaaattttaggtttttttttcgttgtCATCAAACACTAATCATAGTATTTCAATGAGATAAACTGAATATCTTCCTACAAGTTTCTCCttgaattcttttttttccccgtgACAATATGACTGGATTTACAGCATGTAATACTTATTCACATTGTGTGACTGAATAtaacacaaatatttgtaattttttggcaGGAAACACACGGTGTCGCCTTACGTTCCTGACCCCAGCAAAATCTATCAGAAAACACTTGGAATTTGAACAAGTGCTCACTTGGCAAACCCTGATCAAACAAAGAGCGTCCAACTGACGGGCTTCCATAACCCGACAACCAGCTGGCGGCACTCGCCAAGTTTGACCAGAAAATACTTCATCATGACCGAGCAAGTCGAACAAAAACCACGGCGGAAAACCTCGGTGTATACGGCACCGATGGATATAGCCACCGGGCTTCCACCGGGCCACGACCACGGAGAAACCCGCTCCCGTAAGGTGTCCTTTGGTAGCACCGGCAGGCCCAGGAACGTCTCGGTGGGGAGCATGGATGGTGATTATCGGACCCGTAAGCAGAGCTTCGGCAATGACCAGGACTACCGCAACCGGAAAATATCCTTCTCTCGCCGCGTGCTCTCCGTGGACGAACGGGGTTGGGGTACGGACGGCTCGGCGACTGGCCGGGGGACAACTCGACCGAACACCTACAAGATGGACCCAGAGAGGCCATTCAGAGAGAAACCGGTCAAACAAGTCATCGAGAATGTTCTTCAGGACTTGGAGAAGGTCAGGTACGATAGCCCGGTCTTGATGGCCGCGAAGGCGCGAAACATCAGCGATTCTGTCAAGCAGCGAGTGAAACTTCTCGGGTTCGACCGCTACAAACTCGTCTGTGTCGTCTGCTTGGGACAGAAGAGCGGTCAGGAAGTGCAAGACGTGGGGAGATGTCTGTGGGATTCGGCAAAGGATGGTTTTGTGTCCGTCGTGTATGAGAACCCAACTCTGTTTGCTGTGGTTAGTCTTTATGCCGTTTACCAAGAGTAATGCTGAAAGTGACTTGATCGGTCTTCCAAAAGGTGGTCACCAAGCACCGTGTATATAAGAAAAGGTAGTTTCGCGTCCTTTTTTCGGTGTAGCAGGAGATTCCGTCACCCGGGAGATGCAGTCACCACATCACAAAGGTAGACTTGACAAGTCCCGTGCTCGTGCGAGATGTCCCTAAGCATATGTGCCGCCAAAATGGTTGTTGTCCCAAGAATGGCACAGGTTGGGGGACTCAGGTTAGAGGAGTTTCTGtgactgaaaataaaaggactctcacGAACGGCGAACTGTGTACTAACTACTTCTGATAACGCCCTcatttgaaacatctttctatgtTATTTTTGGGACGGGtagatttccctgggacaccggacAAAGAAAATGGTGTGAAACTTGTCAGTGTATATTTCAGTATGGAGATACaaaggtttttgaaaattacacaaacaaattaaagatggtTGAAACTGGAATCGGTTTCATGCACGCAGTTCTCAGTTATATTTACTTGACACTTGGCACTTGACACCGtttgtttttactcaaaataatgtaattGCTAACGAACAATGCAAAGAGAAACCCAAACTCAACaagaaatttatattttttgaaaTCATCATAATTTTAATTCATTATAATGAACGACCAGATGCCATTAAAATAACATGGACATGAGTAAACAACAATACTCACAATGTGGGCCAAGAACTTAAagtaaaaattaacaattattcttttcttttttccgaATTGGAAAGTCTTTCTTTAGGGGTTCTCTTTTAAAATAATCATTCCAGACCATTTATGGATAAAAAACTTCATGCATTTTCGAGAGTTGTAAATTTCACCAAAGCTTTCTTACTTGTACAAgatttgttttcccaaaaaTGATTGATGGAGAAATTGGTTTAGCATTTACAGAAACTGTTCACCTGCAGTTTTATAACAATAACCACTTTGCATGCTTctaaattttcaattaaaaaaaagctgGATCGGCAAAAACGAACAATATGATCTGACAAAAGATTTATTATAAAGTTGCTACAGAAACATGTAAAGTAGGCTGCAACCAAATCAAGTGACTTTAGCATAGGATATGGCTGTGGCTGCAGCAACAATGCCGGCTTCAAAGTGCTGGCCCTAGCCGCTTCcattaaaggcacaggacatgttgtggtaattgttcaaagaccagtcttctcatttggtgtatctcaacattatgcacaaaacaacaaacctgtgaaaatttgaactcaattgaggtttttcaatatttgagtgagaaattacctctctctcaaaaactatgttacttaatgctttatactatcaacagctctccatcgctcgttatcaagtaagtttcatgcaacaattattttgagtaattaccaatagtgtccagccctTTTAACTCAGATTACGGCCTAAGCTTTGGTGAACATTCACAAAGTTCTGCGCAAAAGCAACCCACTCTGAGCCAAAATGCCACATCATCCAGGCAAAACTGCTTAGCAATCTGATTTTGTTCAgcaataatttgtaaaagctttgCATCTATAACTTACAGGTAGGCCCTTTACTCATACAGGAAAATAACTGTCCCTACTTCAGACAAAAGTAATTACTTAAcagttttttggggaaaaacagAAGATCACAAATAATCTCCCAATTTAAAAGCAATGGGCACCACTTTAATGCAGTTCTTAGATTAGTTTTCCATGTAGTTCTTTTTATTCAGTTTAATAATCTAAGAAAATGAAGGACTTGGAAAGAAATTGGCAACAAGCAAAAAACTTTCAGTAgtgggggagaggggggggggttaaaattAGAATTATGTTTGAGATATAGACACCTTCATAGAAAACCTTGGAATCATTTAACCCTGCAGGTCTTCATGACACAAAGCTGTCAGCaaacaattctgcttagcaaactctaagtggggcaccagttccAACATTATAAATTGTTTTGACTTGGGCTGGTTACCAGTTTCTTTTAAGCATGGTtcgtctgtgcttagcaagtttttatgcatattaatCAGTCTCTTGAAATTTCTTGGTGTCAAAAAAGATGTCTCTGGCGTCacttgaaaaccataacatgatctACGCGCATACcaccgggcaaaacctttgtgttttggcagccagctagaaagtacacgcaatcatacccatgactacgcgtcgttttgcccggcgaaacatgacgtgtacaatgttttgtcaacagagggcggtttgaatgtaaacataggtcacatcgtctatcgTTTGCGTGCGAGTGTGAGTGTGCAATACCACAAAAACATACTGCTTCAATAAATTAAAGTTTGCTCACTACTTCTGTGCATGTTTCTCTCTGATGAAACAGAAAAGACTTGTGTTACAATTACTGTTACTTTGAAATATAATTacagtcttttacaattaccaatagtgtccagagtctttaagttACCTGTAGAAGCTACAGTCGTCAAAACTTAGGATTTGTATTAAGTTCTTATATTACAGTTGGAACCCAATTTCCCTAAGACCTGATGAAGTTAGCGATGCTAACAGGGCATACATGGAGCAACGATCGATCGGTTTCAACATTTTGCATTTCATGAAGTGCTTCCAAAGCTCAATTtaaaaaaccaaatcaaatgaTAGGAACACAAACACCTGAAAtaatagctttttttttttaaattataaaatttaaaacaaaatgtgagtgGTTTATTGAACCCTTTATTTGTtagattaattttgtgtgtgGCACAGCGTGTTTCCAGCCATATGTACTGTGACGTACACTTTACATATTGGTCTGAGGTGATGTGGGtacagctgacaaacatcacctcggaccaatcaaaacaaagacATTGAAAGCTAACTTTCGGTCGCCACATGTgtgctatgtacatgtacatgatgtacttGTTTGTAATAATGGTATTAAGTAGGATGTGACTGCGTATCTCCATGTAAAATGAATGCAGGTGAAAtgtgattatggacggggattgacctaagctagaggccactctctggcgttattccaagcctcgaagtgtgacgtttCAGGCTATGGTGGTGTCAGGGCATAATGGGTCATTACGAATGCTGCCCTCTAGAGGCAGTTTGCAGTGTGACTCTGTGACATCTTTgatcacaagaaaaaaaaggaggtgTAGCATTTTATATATTTACAGAGAGATTTACGTTCAGGGTGAGCGGTTAAAATGTTCTATTCGTTTCCGTCTTCTTTTTCTCTTAGGAGAAAGTTGGCAGCGAGAGCCGTATCCTTTTCACAGGCAAAGAACGCTTGTATAACGAGTTCTTCAGAAAATCCAAGCTCTTTGAGCTAAAacgaaaaaaaggaagaaggaaaacaaaaaccgaCATGAGAAAATTGATTGGGATAGTTATTATTCTTGACCGAGATCTTTCAAATTGCTACAAGTAAAACGACTGATGATATTCTAAGGTTTTGCGaaaatattttactttaaaaccCTACAATAAAGTTTACAATCGCAAAATCAAAAAAGTCATTGACACTAAATAAAGTCCTTTAagaaaaattaaattgactataacacacaattttgtttaaagccattggaccctatcggtacagaaaaaaaaaaaagttcacagatttacaaataattgacagggtttacagaaggtaatggtgaaagacttctcttgaaatattagtccatgaaatgctttactttttgagaaaacggtaaaacaatataaattctcgttagcgagaattacggatttgttataaacacatgtcatgacacggcgaaacgcgcaaaaacaggagtgggttttcccgttattttctccggaCTCTGATgtccaattgagcctaaatttccacaggattgttattttatatataagttgtgatacacgaagtgtgggacttggacaatactgtttaccgaaagtgtataatggctttaaccaaacTGAGTGggtgtttttaaatttgcaatACAAAAACAGTTGTTGTCCCCTATAAACAAATAAGGGGTTAAGTTAGACAACCCTACAtttgaaacttggtaggttAACCAGGGCTCAATGTCAAGAAACCCAAGCAGACGTTAGGTGAGTAAAGTGCGATAGACCCACAATAGGGTCTATAAAATGTGTTACATTGGCAAGGTTTTTCGATAAAATTTCAGCATTCACTTTGTGTTTtagtttcaaaatatttaataagaATATTGTACATGATTATGTCATATCAGGGAAAGTGTGTATATCATTAGAGAGACACTTAAAATCGCATAAAgaccttaccccccccccatcctccAAAAGGGGCAATTCAGGGAGTTTCGCACAGAAAATGCCTCGGTAAAAAGAAGGAAGTATTTGTGTGTGTACACTTGGGATGTACAGTGCAAGAAGGgaagctttgtttttgttcagcagagttGCTTGCGCTTGCGCATTGTAAATGCAATTTTGCCGAGCccttgtgtacaaaacattatgCTGTCGAGATCCAGCAATGGCAGTGCGACCCCAGGCAGGGTGCAGCACTTGCCCGCTTAGAACGGTCTATTTCAGAAATAAAAGTCACTTACGTTATCCACAGCTTGTCTGTCCTGTTGAGTTAACGTGATATAATGCACCCCATGGGCGGGAGCTTCACCTCCTGCTACGCCCTCAACTTGCCTTGGTGTCTCAACTCCTGTTGACCCGCCCCCAGGCTGCCCCGCCGTCTGTCCACTAGACTGTCCGCTCGGCTGGACACCACCCAGCGGGAGAGTACCCGCTTGGCCACCGATACCACCCCCAGATTGGGCTCCTTCATTCATCAAAGCTATGAACTGCTcctgatttttatttatcaactgggtacgaaaaataaaacatcGTCAGAAATCAGTGAAAGGGTCTTGCTCCAAGAAAACCAAGTGTCAAAAACTGGTTTCGAACGTAAAGCATTCACTTGTGGattaagtttttggccatgacatgaatcccttaTCACTATGAAAAGAAGGGATTGCTTATAGAACACACAGACTCTTTAAGTGCCTAACTCTATGAAAATCAGTAGAGgtttcacagaactcgagaaataccgagtaaacagtgctaacacagaGTGAGAATCCTTACCTCCAAGAGTTCGGGGTTGCTTAGTTGTAATTGCTGTAAGACAGTATCCAGCATGGTAGGGTTGGCCTGGACTGCCTGCCGCATTTGATTAAACACTGGATTGTTCTGAAGAAAACTCAAGGGATTCTctggagaaaaaacaaaatataaacaatttctTTAGGTGTTGACCACTTAGTCATGGAGGGCAAGACAATGCACAAAACAGTCTGTAATTCTGcgcccaattccatggctcgACTAACCTCAGAATTCTGCGCGAACAGCTTATAGACTCACACGCTTTGCAGGACACTATCAAGTGCATAGTTCTGTTGAGGCTGCACTATGAACTAGGGCTGTGGGGTGCACAAATGTTGCCAACATTTGCGAatgttcgccaacaatttcaagtggaacgaatTGTACGCCACAATAAATGGATGTAAGTATGAtaaccacatgatatcataccACAGGCTGCCACAGTTTAtctaacattcataaatacctcaaacagtttagcttttcctattggtggagagc
The nucleotide sequence above comes from Asterias rubens chromosome 12, eAstRub1.3, whole genome shotgun sequence. Encoded proteins:
- the LOC117297338 gene encoding tctex1 domain-containing protein 2-like; this encodes MTEQVEQKPRRKTSVYTAPMDIATGLPPGHDHGETRSRKVSFGSTGRPRNVSVGSMDGDYRTRKQSFGNDQDYRNRKISFSRRVLSVDERGWGTDGSATGRGTTRPNTYKMDPERPFREKPVKQVIENVLQDLEKVRYDSPVLMAAKARNISDSVKQRVKLLGFDRYKLVCVVCLGQKSGQEVQDVGRCLWDSAKDGFVSVVYENPTLFAVVSLYAVYQE